A region from the Bactrocera dorsalis isolate Fly_Bdor chromosome 1, ASM2337382v1, whole genome shotgun sequence genome encodes:
- the LOC125775415 gene encoding jerky protein homolog-like isoform X1 — MLKEKAKELHSLLKENATGFNASDGWLQRFKKRYGVRLLKVSGEKLSSQPQLVDPFKLKLKQKIEEMELCNDQLYNADEFGLFWKLLLDKTYVSSHEKTAPGTKTEKQRITFLCCANASGAHKHKLLVIGKAKNPRSFKHFSCPTDYKNSKSAWMTSAIFKHWFHQSFVPQVRLFLKRKNLPIKALLLIDNAPSHPSEAELKTEDGNIIAMFMPPNVTPLIQPMDQNAIKITKLYYKNSLLASIAAKNLDLLESMKNVTLNDAVTLLSVAWDRVSTETLANCWKNILSLMGNEEDPEHNIPLSILKDKWSADISSLMRISVDLLQDLSPQVEVLRHTLISLLLFSILG; from the exons ATGCTAAAAGAAAAGGCTAAGGAATTGCATTCTCTACTTAAAGAAAACGCGACCGGATTCAATGCTAGTGACGGATGGCTCCAGAGATTTAAGAAAAGATACGGAGTTAGATTGCTTAAAGTATCTGGAGAAAAACTCTCATCGCAGCCTCAATTGGTTGATCCATTTAAActgaaactaaaacaaaaaattgaggaAATGGAGTTATGTAATGACCAATTGTATAATGCTGACGAATTTGGTTTATTCTGGAAGCTTTTGCTAGATAAGACCTATGTATCATCGCATGAAAAAACTGCTCCAGGAACAAAGACGGAGAAGCAGCGTATAACATTTCTCTGTTGCGCAAATGCATCGGGTGCACATAAACATAAACTTTTAGTAATTGGTAAGGCAAAAAATCCACGCAGCTTTAAACACTTTAGTTGCCCTACGGATTATAAGAACTCGAAATCAGCCTGGATGACGTCTGCCATTTTTAAACATTGGTTCCATCAATCTTTTGTGCCAcag GTAAGGTTGTTTCTAAAGCGGAAGAACTTACCAATAAAGGCACTATTACTTATTGACAACGCTCCCTCTCATCCAAGTGAAGCAGAATTAAAAACTGAAGATGGAAATATAATTGCCATGTTTATGCCGCCAAATGTCACCCCTCTTATCCAACCTATGGATCAAAATGCGATTAAAATAACGAagttatattacaaaaacagtTTGTTGGCTTCAATAGCAGCAAAAAACTTAGATTTGCTTGAATCAATGAAAAATGTAACGTTGAACGATGCTGTTACCCTTTTATCTGTCGCGTGGGATCGGGTCAGCACAGAAACTCTTGCCAATTGTTGGAAAAACATTTTAAGTTTAATGGGAAACGAGGAGGACCCTGAACATAACATTCCATTAAGTATCCTGAAAGACAAATGGAGTGCAGATATAAGCTCTTTAATGCGAATTTCAGTTGATCTCCTTCAGGACTTGAGTCCTCAGGTAGAAGTTTTACGACACACTTTGATatcattattacttttttctattttaggtTGA
- the LOC125775415 gene encoding jerky protein homolog-like isoform X2, protein MLKEKAKELHSLLKENATGFNASDGWLQRFKKRYGVRLLKVSGEKLSSQPQLVDPFKLKLKQKIEEMELCNDQLYNADEFGLFWKLLLDKTYVSSHEKTAPGTKTEKQRITFLCCANASGAHKHKLLVIGKAKNPRSFKHFSCPTDYKNSKSAWMTSAIFKHWFHQSFVPQVRLFLKRKNLPIKALLLIDNAPSHPSEAELKTEDGNIIAMFMPPNVTPLIQPMDQNAIKITKLYYKNSLLASIAAKNLDLLESMKNVTLNDAVTLLSVAWDRVSTETLANCWKNILSLMGNEEDPEHNIPLSILKDKWSADISSLMRISVDLLQDLSPQVEFTLPMGWRCNG, encoded by the exons ATGCTAAAAGAAAAGGCTAAGGAATTGCATTCTCTACTTAAAGAAAACGCGACCGGATTCAATGCTAGTGACGGATGGCTCCAGAGATTTAAGAAAAGATACGGAGTTAGATTGCTTAAAGTATCTGGAGAAAAACTCTCATCGCAGCCTCAATTGGTTGATCCATTTAAActgaaactaaaacaaaaaattgaggaAATGGAGTTATGTAATGACCAATTGTATAATGCTGACGAATTTGGTTTATTCTGGAAGCTTTTGCTAGATAAGACCTATGTATCATCGCATGAAAAAACTGCTCCAGGAACAAAGACGGAGAAGCAGCGTATAACATTTCTCTGTTGCGCAAATGCATCGGGTGCACATAAACATAAACTTTTAGTAATTGGTAAGGCAAAAAATCCACGCAGCTTTAAACACTTTAGTTGCCCTACGGATTATAAGAACTCGAAATCAGCCTGGATGACGTCTGCCATTTTTAAACATTGGTTCCATCAATCTTTTGTGCCAcag GTAAGGTTGTTTCTAAAGCGGAAGAACTTACCAATAAAGGCACTATTACTTATTGACAACGCTCCCTCTCATCCAAGTGAAGCAGAATTAAAAACTGAAGATGGAAATATAATTGCCATGTTTATGCCGCCAAATGTCACCCCTCTTATCCAACCTATGGATCAAAATGCGATTAAAATAACGAagttatattacaaaaacagtTTGTTGGCTTCAATAGCAGCAAAAAACTTAGATTTGCTTGAATCAATGAAAAATGTAACGTTGAACGATGCTGTTACCCTTTTATCTGTCGCGTGGGATCGGGTCAGCACAGAAACTCTTGCCAATTGTTGGAAAAACATTTTAAGTTTAATGGGAAACGAGGAGGACCCTGAACATAACATTCCATTAAGTATCCTGAAAGACAAATGGAGTGCAGATATAAGCTCTTTAATGCGAATTTCAGTTGATCTCCTTCAGGACTTGAGTCCTCAG gtTGAGTTTACATTGCCAATGGGCTGGAGATGCAATGGTTGA